A genomic region of Anopheles coustani chromosome 3, idAnoCousDA_361_x.2, whole genome shotgun sequence contains the following coding sequences:
- the LOC131271474 gene encoding glutamine synthetase 2 cytoplasmic isoform X2 codes for MVGMSRTLELSPNAQLNKTLLDKYMSLPMPDGKIQATYIWIDGTGEHVRCKDRTLDFIPQSPSELPVWNYDGSSTYQAEGSNSDVYLHPVTIYRDPFRRGNNILVLCETYRYDGTPTESNKRKSCLEVCKLAADERPWFGIEQEYTLLDVDGRPLGWPKNGFPGPQGPYYCGVGADKVYARDIVDAHYRACLYAGVKLCGTNAEVMPAQWEYQVGPCEGISIGDDLWMSRFLLHRVAEEFGIVATLDPKPMQGDWNGAGAHTNVSTKAMREPGGIAEIEKAIGKLSKHHERHIRAYDPHEGKDNERRLTGKHETSSIHDFNAGVANRGCSIRIPRGVSDQGFGYFEDRRPSSNCDPYSVAEAILRTICLDE; via the exons ATGGTTGG AATGTCTCGAACGCTGGAGCTGTCGCCGAACGCGCAACTCAACAAGACGCTGCTCGACAAGTACATGTCCTTGCCGATGCCGGATGGCAAGATACAGGCGACGTACATCTGGATCGACGGTACCGGCGAGCACGTGCGCTGCAAGGACCGTACGCTCGACTTTATTCCCCAGTCCCCGAGCG AGCTCCCAGTCTGGAATTACGATGGCAGCTCGACCTACCAGGCGGAGGGTTCCAACTCGGACGTCTACCTGCACCCGGTCACCATCTACCGGGATCCGTTCCGTCGCGGCAACAACATTCTGGTGCTGTGCGAAACGTACCGCTACGATGGTACGCCGACCGAGTCGAACAAGCGCAAGTCGTGCCTGGAGGTGTGCAAGTTGGCCGCTGACGAGCGCCCGTGGTTTGGCATCGAGCAGGAGTACACGCTGCTGGACGTGGACGGACGTCCGCTCGGTTGGCCCAAGAATGGATTCCCGGGTCCGCAGGGTCCGTACTACTGTGGAGTGGGAGCGGACAAGGTGTACGCACGTGACATCGTCGATGCACACTACCGTGCCTGCTTGTACGCGGGGGTGAAGCTGTGCGGCACCAACGCCGAGGTGATGCCGGCCCAGTGGGAGTACCAGGTGGGACCGTGCGAGGGCATCTCGATCGGGGACGACCTGTGGATGTCCCGTTTCCTGTTGCACCGCGTTGCGGAAGAGTTTGGC ATTGTGGCCACGCTGGACCCGAAACCGATGCAGGGCGACTGGAACGGTGCCGGTGCGCACACGAACGTGTCGACGAAGGCGATGCGCGAACCGGGCGGCATTGCCGAGATTGAAAAGGCCATTGGCAAGCTGTCGAAGCACCACGAGCGCCACATCCGCGCCTACGACCCGCACGAGGGAAAGGACAACGAGCGCCGCCTGACGGGAAAGCACGAAACCAGCTCGATCCACGACTTCAATGCCG GTGTTGCTAACCGTGGATGCTCCATTCGTATTCCCCGTGGCGTGTCCGATCAAGGCTTTGGCTACTTCGAGGATCGTCGCCCGAGCTCCAACTGCGATCCGTACAGCGTGGCCGAGGCAATCCTGCGTACGATCTGCCTGGACGAATAA
- the LOC131271474 gene encoding glutamine synthetase 2 cytoplasmic isoform X1, whose amino-acid sequence MSRTLELSPNAQLNKTLLDKYMSLPMPDGKIQATYIWIDGTGEHVRCKDRTLDFIPQSPSELPVWNYDGSSTYQAEGSNSDVYLHPVTIYRDPFRRGNNILVLCETYRYDGTPTESNKRKSCLEVCKLAADERPWFGIEQEYTLLDVDGRPLGWPKNGFPGPQGPYYCGVGADKVYARDIVDAHYRACLYAGVKLCGTNAEVMPAQWEYQVGPCEGISIGDDLWMSRFLLHRVAEEFGIVATLDPKPMQGDWNGAGAHTNVSTKAMREPGGIAEIEKAIGKLSKHHERHIRAYDPHEGKDNERRLTGKHETSSIHDFNAGVANRGCSIRIPRGVSDQGFGYFEDRRPSSNCDPYSVAEAILRTICLDE is encoded by the exons ATGTCTCGAACGCTGGAGCTGTCGCCGAACGCGCAACTCAACAAGACGCTGCTCGACAAGTACATGTCCTTGCCGATGCCGGATGGCAAGATACAGGCGACGTACATCTGGATCGACGGTACCGGCGAGCACGTGCGCTGCAAGGACCGTACGCTCGACTTTATTCCCCAGTCCCCGAGCG AGCTCCCAGTCTGGAATTACGATGGCAGCTCGACCTACCAGGCGGAGGGTTCCAACTCGGACGTCTACCTGCACCCGGTCACCATCTACCGGGATCCGTTCCGTCGCGGCAACAACATTCTGGTGCTGTGCGAAACGTACCGCTACGATGGTACGCCGACCGAGTCGAACAAGCGCAAGTCGTGCCTGGAGGTGTGCAAGTTGGCCGCTGACGAGCGCCCGTGGTTTGGCATCGAGCAGGAGTACACGCTGCTGGACGTGGACGGACGTCCGCTCGGTTGGCCCAAGAATGGATTCCCGGGTCCGCAGGGTCCGTACTACTGTGGAGTGGGAGCGGACAAGGTGTACGCACGTGACATCGTCGATGCACACTACCGTGCCTGCTTGTACGCGGGGGTGAAGCTGTGCGGCACCAACGCCGAGGTGATGCCGGCCCAGTGGGAGTACCAGGTGGGACCGTGCGAGGGCATCTCGATCGGGGACGACCTGTGGATGTCCCGTTTCCTGTTGCACCGCGTTGCGGAAGAGTTTGGC ATTGTGGCCACGCTGGACCCGAAACCGATGCAGGGCGACTGGAACGGTGCCGGTGCGCACACGAACGTGTCGACGAAGGCGATGCGCGAACCGGGCGGCATTGCCGAGATTGAAAAGGCCATTGGCAAGCTGTCGAAGCACCACGAGCGCCACATCCGCGCCTACGACCCGCACGAGGGAAAGGACAACGAGCGCCGCCTGACGGGAAAGCACGAAACCAGCTCGATCCACGACTTCAATGCCG GTGTTGCTAACCGTGGATGCTCCATTCGTATTCCCCGTGGCGTGTCCGATCAAGGCTTTGGCTACTTCGAGGATCGTCGCCCGAGCTCCAACTGCGATCCGTACAGCGTGGCCGAGGCAATCCTGCGTACGATCTGCCTGGACGAATAA
- the LOC131271477 gene encoding beta-parvin, with translation MSTLTRPKSPRTPTSGRSDKEESIWDKIGTLGRKKRIKEVQEIQEEGKIAIDSPGSPNAPIIPPEDYNLEDNESRSIIQPASLQSPKVRELLQVLIDWINDELVEERIIVSNIEEDLYDGQVLQKLWEKLSNNKLNVPEVTQSAEGQRQKLSVVLNAVNHTLGYHHNIPKWTVESVHTKNIVSILHLLVSLVRHYRAPIRLPENVAVTVVMVQKLNGKLTSQRFQEQITQSYDDVGMRCEPDAFDTLFDHAPDKLKVVQRSLISFVNKHLNKLNFEAADLNTDFKDGVFLCLLMGLLGGFFVPLHDFHLTPKDADQMTHNVAFAFELMMDEGLKPKARPEDIVNMDLKSTLRVLYTLFTKYRNNP, from the exons ATGTCTACTTTAACTCGTCCAAAATCCCCAAGAACTCCAACATCCGGCCGATCGGATAAGGAGGAAAGCATTTGGGATAAGATCGGAACCCTGGGAAGGAAGAAGCGCATCAAGGAAG TGCAGGAAATtcaggaggaaggaaaaattgcGATCGATTCGCCTGGCAGTCCAAACGCCCCGATCATCCCACCGGAGGACTACAACTTGGAGGACAATGAGTCACGGTCGATTATTCAGCCTGCGTCGCTCCAAAGTCCCAAGGTAAGGGAACTACTTCAGGTGCTTATCGACTGGATCAACGACGAGCTGGTGGAGGAACGAATCATTGTGAGCAACATCGAGGAAGATCTGTACGATGGACAAGTGCTGCAGAAGCTGTGGGAGAAGCTGTCGAATAATAAGCTAAATGTACCAGAAGTGACTCAGTCCGCCGAGGGTCAACGCCAGAAACTGTCCGTTGTGTTGAATGCCGTGAATCAT ACGCTCGGTTATCACCACAACATCCCGAAATGGACGGTGGAAAGCGTTCACACGAAGAACATCGTTTCGATTCTGCATTTGCTAGTGTCACTCGTACGCCACTATCGGGCACCGATTCGCCTTCCGGAAAACGTCGCCGtaacggtggtgatggtgcagAAGCTCAACGGAAAACTCACCAGCCAGCGGTTCCAGGAACAGATTACTCAGTCGTACGACGACGTGGGCATGCGCTGCGAACCGGACGCGTTCGACACGCTGTTCGATCACGCCCCGGATAAGCTGAAAGTGGTACAACGGTCGCTGATATCGTTTGTCAACAAACATCTGAATAAGCTAAACTTTGAGGCGGCAGATTTGAATACCGATTTCAAGGATGGTGTGTTCCTGTGCCTGCTGATGGGGCTACTCGgaggattttttgttccacTGCACGATTTCCATCTAACGCCCAAGGATGCCGACCAAATGACGCACAATGTGGCATTCGCTTTTGAGCTGATGATGGACGAAGGGCTTAAACCGAAGGCTCGGCCCGAGGATATCGTCAATATGGATTTAAAATCTACCCTCCGGGTGCTCTATACGCTGTTCACAAAGTATCGGAACAATCCCTGA
- the LOC131271489 gene encoding vesicle transport protein GOT1B, which produces MFEITDTQKIGVGLAGFGIAFLFLGMLLLFDKGLLAIGNILFVCGLACVIGLERTFRFFFQKHKVKASIAFFGGIAIVLFGYPLIGMLIEMYGFILLFSGFFPVAINFLRRVPVLGNFLNMPGISRTVDWLAGESDRTTGNAYTN; this is translated from the exons atgtttgaaataacAGACACACAGA AAATCGGAGTCGGCTTGGCTGGCTTTGGCATAGCGTTTCTATTCCTTGGGATGCTTTTATTGTTCGATAAAGGTTTACTGGCGATAGGAAAT ATTCTTTTCGTGTGCGGCCTAGCCTGCGTGATAGGATTGGAACGAacgtttcgtttcttcttccAAAAGCATAAAGTGAAAGCATCGATTGCGTTTTTCGGTGGCATTGCCATCGTGCTGTTCGGGTATCCGTTGATCGGGATGCTTATCGAAATGTACGGCTTCATACTGCTCTTCAGTGGATTCTTCCCGGTAGCCATCAACTTCCTGCGGCGGGTACCGGTGTTAGGCAACTTCCTCAATATGCCCGGCATCAGTAGGACCGTCGATTGGTTAGCTGGCGAATCGGACCGAACAACG